A single Ignavibacteriales bacterium DNA region contains:
- a CDS encoding DUF2892 domain-containing protein, whose product MKENVGGFNRILRLVVGVGLVGWGIYAQNWIGLLGLIPIVTATVKSCPLYLPFGLSTCKTETAEK is encoded by the coding sequence ATGAAAGAAAATGTAGGCGGTTTTAACCGTATTCTTCGTCTGGTGGTTGGTGTTGGTCTGGTTGGATGGGGAATTTATGCCCAGAACTGGATCGGCCTGCTCGGACTCATCCCCATTGTGACGGCTACGGTAAAATCCTGCCCTCTCTATCTCCCTTTTGGCCTGAGCACCTGCAAGACTGAAACAGCCGAAAAATAA